A segment of the Thiohalomonas denitrificans genome:
GAAACGTCCCCGCGCAGGCGGGGGTCTGATCAGGCATCAGGCAACGGAAGACGTAGAAGACGCCGGCCGCCGCCACCGAGAGCGGGCAGTTGACGTTGCCCGGCGTCTGCGCCGCCGTACCGGTGAAATCCACGTGTATGCGACCGCCCTCGACTGTGACCGTGGCGCATATGGGCAGGTCCACGTGGCCCTTGCCGTCATCATCCAGGTAGTCGGTAAACGCGTAGTGTCCGTCGGGGATCGCTTCCAGGGCGGAGCGTGCCAGGCGTTCGGCGTAGTCATTGAGTTCGGCAAGGGACGACCGGTAACGCTCCACTCCCAGACTCTCGACCAACTCCTCGAGTCGCTTGAGACCGTTCGCGTTGGCGCTCACCTGGGCGGAGAAGTCACCCCGGGTCTCCACCGGACTTCCGGTGGCGGCAACGATGCGCTCCATCAGCGCTTCATCCAGCTGGCCGGCCCATACTAACGTTGTGGGCGGGATGACCAGCCCCTCCTCGTCAAGCCGGCCGGAGATCGGCATCGAGCCCGGCGAGTCACCGCCGATATTGGCATGGTGCGCACGGTTGGCCACGAAGCCCATCAGGCGGTGGTGCAGGAAAAGGGGTGCAATGACCGTGATGTCAGGGAGATGAGTACCGCCCAGATAGGGGTCATTCACAACGACCATGTCCCCCGGATGCCATTCCATCCGCCCGACGATATCGCGCATGGCAAAGGCCATGCTCCCGAGGTGTACCGGAATGTGAGCAGCCTGTGCGCACAGTTCACCCTCGGGGTCGAATACGGCACAGGAGAAATCGCAACGGTCGCGGATGTTAGGTGAAAAGGCGGCACGCTTGAGCACCGCACCCATCTCTTCG
Coding sequences within it:
- a CDS encoding hydantoinase B/oxoprolinase family protein, whose translation is MNDAVELSIFASRVEAVCEEMGAVLKRAAFSPNIRDRCDFSCAVFDPEGELCAQAAHIPVHLGSMAFAMRDIVGRMEWHPGDMVVVNDPYLGGTHLPDITVIAPLFLHHRLMGFVANRAHHANIGGDSPGSMPISGRLDEEGLVIPPTTLVWAGQLDEALMERIVAATGSPVETRGDFSAQVSANANGLKRLEELVESLGVERYRSSLAELNDYAERLARSALEAIPDGHYAFTDYLDDDGKGHVDLPICATVTVEGGRIHVDFTGTAAQTPGNVNCPLSVAAAGVFYVFRCLMPDQTPACAGTFRSITLEAPEGSLLNAQRPAAVAAGNVETSSRVVDAVCGALAGAIPERIPAASHGSMNNVAMGARDTGNYWDYYETMGGGMGAGALGGGLSAVQTHMTNTLNTPIEVLEMAHPLRVSRYEVRSGSGGVGERPGGEGLIREFEFLAPAQVTLLTERRRRSPWGLAGGGEGKAGENLLNGEPLPGKTTLSVAVGDRLTVISAGGGGWGNP